A genomic region of Mycolicibacterium poriferae contains the following coding sequences:
- a CDS encoding sensor histidine kinase: protein MSGRWSEAVRTFGRRSLAGQFLAFQLLVVVVVLGAVAVVSVAQSTNEFRDVRGARMLATAENLASTPVVRDRYADPFAAQALAPEVDRAVALSGAELAEILGPDGLVRASSDPSRLGERTRVGAAETGRAWFGDAEVGGVRSLLAQVPILASDGRVLAIVSVSEPYPSWWALLSGAGERLLLYLGLGAALGMVASWLLSRRIKRHTRGLEIAEIAGLADHREALLHSIREGVVAVNNDGVITVLNDSAQELLGLPDSAVGERVDSVGLESAVVDFLLAGEDDRDVVIATRARVLALNRRSATSAGQDIGTVTTMRDSTELAALQAQLSSHKSATDTLRAQTHEFSNQLHTISGLVQLGEYDAVRAFVDELTQRRAAINDAVTRHISDPAVAALLIAKTTLAAESGVSLQIAEDSHLSPLEPGLATDVITVLGNLVDNAVDVSVGSAQPTVTVRVCDTPGLEISVSDTGPGVPSHLRDSIFARGVTSKPEVAGGRGIGLALVRMVTAQHGGSVEVSDRPGGGAVFTVQLPRTRVGAHA from the coding sequence GTGAGTGGACGGTGGTCGGAGGCGGTGCGCACCTTCGGCAGGAGGAGCCTGGCCGGCCAGTTCCTGGCCTTCCAGCTGCTGGTCGTCGTTGTCGTGCTCGGCGCGGTGGCCGTCGTCTCGGTCGCGCAGTCGACCAACGAATTCCGTGACGTGCGCGGAGCGCGGATGCTCGCCACCGCCGAGAACCTCGCCTCCACGCCGGTGGTGCGGGACCGTTACGCCGACCCGTTCGCCGCGCAGGCATTGGCGCCCGAAGTCGACCGTGCGGTCGCCCTGTCCGGCGCCGAATTGGCGGAGATCCTCGGCCCGGACGGCCTGGTACGCGCCTCGTCGGACCCGTCGCGGCTCGGCGAGCGCACGCGGGTGGGGGCGGCCGAGACCGGGCGGGCATGGTTCGGTGACGCCGAGGTGGGCGGCGTTCGTAGCCTGCTGGCACAGGTTCCGATCCTGGCGTCGGACGGACGGGTGCTGGCGATCGTGTCGGTCAGTGAGCCGTACCCGTCGTGGTGGGCTCTGCTGAGCGGGGCCGGGGAACGGCTGTTGCTCTATCTCGGTCTGGGCGCGGCGCTGGGCATGGTGGCGTCCTGGCTGCTGTCCCGCCGGATCAAACGCCACACCCGCGGGCTGGAGATCGCCGAGATCGCCGGCTTGGCCGACCACCGTGAGGCGTTGCTGCACAGCATTCGCGAGGGTGTGGTCGCGGTCAACAACGACGGCGTCATCACCGTGCTCAACGACAGCGCTCAGGAACTGCTCGGGCTGCCGGACTCGGCGGTCGGCGAGCGCGTCGATTCGGTCGGACTCGAGAGCGCCGTGGTGGACTTCCTGCTCGCCGGCGAGGACGACCGCGACGTCGTGATCGCGACCCGCGCACGGGTGCTTGCCCTCAACCGGCGATCAGCGACCAGCGCAGGCCAGGACATCGGTACCGTGACCACGATGCGTGACAGCACCGAACTCGCCGCCCTGCAGGCTCAGTTGTCCTCGCACAAGAGCGCGACCGACACACTGCGCGCACAGACCCACGAGTTCTCCAACCAGCTGCACACCATCTCCGGCCTCGTGCAACTCGGTGAGTACGACGCGGTCCGCGCGTTCGTCGACGAGCTCACTCAGCGCCGGGCCGCGATCAATGATGCTGTGACACGGCATATCTCAGACCCCGCGGTCGCCGCCCTGTTGATCGCGAAAACAACGCTGGCCGCCGAGAGCGGGGTGTCGTTGCAGATCGCCGAGGACTCCCACCTGTCACCGCTGGAACCGGGTCTGGCCACCGATGTCATCACCGTGCTGGGCAATCTCGTCGACAACGCCGTGGATGTGTCCGTCGGTTCCGCGCAGCCCACGGTCACCGTGCGGGTTTGCGACACCCCGGGGCTGGAGATCTCGGTGTCCGACACCGGGCCCGGCGTTCCGTCGCACCTGCGCGACAGCATCTTCGCCCGCGGCGTCACATCGAAACCGGAGGTCGCAGGCGGGCGCGGAATAGGTCTGGCCCTGGTGCGGATGGTCACCGCTCAGCACGGCGGCTCGGTGGAGGTGTCGGATCGGCCCGGCGGTGGTGCGGTGTTCACGGTACAGCTGCCGAGGACCCGGGTAGGCGCGCATGCGTGA
- a CDS encoding VanW family protein yields the protein MPATWLTENGLALHGAAWRRRRRVFLLLGFPLVLLAAVYVTDLIVTSGKVPRGVTAAGVPLGGLAPDEAEDRLRDVVGPRSEEPIPVTVGALDTEVTPRSIDLQVDARATVAQAGGQPLNPITRLTSFFVDTPVGVVSSVDDQALTATLEDLAADVAEDPVEGSIDFVDGEPVAADPESGQRLDVDAAEGVLVRDWALGETVNLPMAELEPSTTAADVDAALRDVATPAVSAPVIVDAENDTRAILSDQTIASALGFEVEEGRLEPTIDTTIVVDALRPQLEASEVPGRNADIDFTVSPPAKTPEQAARRVDYDATLENLLPVLTSDDDRELDAVYVTEPATFTMAELDRLGPIDVIGEFETSGFASDSGKNIRRAAEQIDGIVVGPGETFSLNEATNPRNAAAGYVEAGIIRNGRPARGVGGGVSQLATTLFNAAYFAGMEDGEHHEHSYYISRYPAGREATVFGDVLDVKFRNDGPTSVQIQTDWTPSSVTVRLVGIKRYEVTSSQSSRSRPTSPQTITIPAGEACSASGGASGFTITDTRTLRDIVSGETTTESHTVTYDPVPRVICGG from the coding sequence ATGCCGGCCACCTGGCTGACCGAAAACGGGTTGGCGCTCCATGGTGCCGCTTGGCGGCGTCGACGCCGCGTGTTCCTCCTCCTCGGTTTTCCGCTGGTCCTGTTGGCCGCGGTGTACGTCACGGACCTGATCGTCACCTCGGGCAAAGTCCCTCGCGGGGTCACCGCTGCCGGTGTGCCGCTCGGCGGGCTGGCGCCGGACGAGGCCGAGGATCGACTCCGGGACGTCGTCGGCCCGCGGTCCGAGGAGCCCATCCCCGTGACGGTGGGCGCACTGGACACCGAGGTGACGCCGCGCTCGATCGATCTTCAGGTCGATGCGCGCGCAACGGTTGCTCAAGCCGGCGGGCAGCCGCTGAACCCGATCACCCGGCTCACGTCGTTCTTCGTCGACACCCCGGTGGGCGTCGTCTCGTCGGTGGACGATCAGGCCCTGACCGCCACCCTGGAGGATCTCGCCGCCGACGTGGCCGAGGACCCGGTCGAAGGGTCGATCGACTTCGTCGACGGCGAACCGGTAGCGGCCGATCCGGAGAGCGGGCAACGACTCGATGTCGACGCCGCGGAGGGTGTGCTCGTCCGGGATTGGGCACTGGGTGAGACCGTCAATCTGCCGATGGCCGAACTCGAACCGAGCACCACCGCTGCGGACGTCGACGCTGCCCTGCGCGACGTCGCGACACCCGCGGTCTCGGCACCTGTCATCGTCGACGCCGAAAACGATACGCGCGCGATCCTTTCCGATCAGACGATTGCGTCGGCGTTGGGGTTCGAGGTCGAGGAGGGGCGACTGGAGCCGACGATCGACACGACCATCGTCGTGGACGCGCTCCGCCCACAGCTCGAGGCGTCCGAGGTCCCGGGCCGCAACGCCGATATCGACTTCACGGTGAGTCCGCCGGCCAAGACTCCCGAACAGGCGGCCCGCCGCGTCGACTACGACGCCACCCTGGAGAATCTCCTGCCGGTGCTCACCAGTGACGACGACCGCGAACTCGACGCGGTCTACGTCACCGAACCGGCCACGTTCACGATGGCCGAACTCGACAGGCTCGGCCCGATCGACGTCATCGGCGAATTCGAGACAAGTGGTTTCGCCAGTGATTCGGGCAAGAACATCAGGCGTGCCGCCGAACAGATCGACGGGATCGTGGTCGGGCCGGGAGAGACGTTCAGCCTCAACGAGGCAACCAACCCGCGCAACGCCGCGGCCGGGTATGTCGAGGCGGGAATCATCCGCAACGGCAGGCCCGCACGCGGTGTCGGCGGCGGGGTCTCGCAGTTGGCGACCACCCTGTTCAACGCCGCGTACTTCGCCGGAATGGAAGACGGCGAGCACCACGAGCACAGTTACTACATCAGCCGATATCCGGCCGGCCGGGAGGCCACGGTGTTCGGCGACGTGCTGGACGTGAAGTTCCGCAACGACGGTCCCACGTCGGTGCAGATCCAGACGGACTGGACGCCCAGTTCCGTCACCGTCCGCCTCGTCGGGATCAAACGCTACGAGGTGACGTCCTCGCAGAGCTCGCGCAGCCGTCCGACCAGCCCGCAGACCATCACGATCCCCGCCGGTGAGGCGTGCAGCGCCAGCGGCGGCGCGTCGGGGTTCACCATCACCGACACCCGAACCCTGCGCGACATCGTCTCCGGGGAGACGACAACGGAGTCACACACCGTGACCTATGACCCCGTCCCGCGGGTGATCTGCGGCGGTTGA
- a CDS encoding SDR family NAD(P)-dependent oxidoreductase, with the protein MDLHGATALVTGANRGIGWHFAHELLRRGAKVYAGARRPEIVDIPGVEVIALDITDQASVAAAAARAVDVDVLINNAADTAGGDLVTGDLAGIRSTMESNYFGTLAMVRAFAPILARNGGGAILNVLSVAAWNTVSGNTAYAAAKAAEWGLTNGVRVELQGQGTLVTALMPGLIGTPTLFEFAERNGIEFPEGVVLDPADLVTLALDGLEAGDIEILDPMAVAAKAALSGPPREFSL; encoded by the coding sequence GGCACTTCGCGCACGAACTGCTCCGCCGGGGAGCCAAGGTTTACGCCGGCGCGCGGCGGCCGGAAATCGTGGACATCCCCGGGGTCGAGGTGATTGCCCTCGACATCACTGACCAGGCGTCGGTCGCTGCGGCCGCCGCCCGTGCCGTGGATGTCGACGTGCTCATCAACAACGCGGCCGACACGGCGGGAGGCGACCTCGTCACCGGAGATCTGGCAGGCATCAGGTCCACCATGGAGTCCAACTACTTCGGCACGCTGGCCATGGTTCGAGCCTTCGCCCCGATTCTCGCCCGCAACGGTGGTGGCGCCATTCTCAACGTGCTGTCGGTCGCGGCCTGGAACACCGTGTCGGGCAACACTGCTTATGCCGCAGCCAAAGCCGCGGAATGGGGACTGACCAACGGGGTCCGCGTCGAATTGCAGGGCCAGGGCACGCTGGTGACCGCGTTGATGCCCGGATTGATCGGTACCCCAACGCTGTTCGAGTTCGCCGAACGCAACGGTATCGAGTTCCCCGAGGGTGTTGTCCTCGATCCTGCTGATCTGGTCACGCTGGCGCTCGACGGACTCGAAGCCGGTGACATCGAGATATTGGACCCGATGGCCGTGGCGGCCAAGGCTGCGTTGAGCGGCCCTCCGCGGGAATTCAGTCTGTAG
- the speB gene encoding agmatinase: MTERYVTTQTGKIGQVDARVVPRYAGLATFARLPQRHEVADHDIAVVGVPFDSGVTYRPGARFGPAAIRQASRLLKPYHPALDITPFAQAQVVDAGDVSANPFDISEAVTQIRDAVAGLLVRPEQRVVLLGGDHTIALPALQAVNQVHGPVALIHFDAHLDTWDTYFGAPCTHGTPFRRAAEQGLLVKDRSAHVGIRGSLYDRADLLEDEALGFTVVHCRDIDRIGIDGVIDRILTRVGDHPVYVSIDIDVLDPAFAPGTGTPEIGGMTSRELVAVLRALRTLRIVGADVVEVAPAYDNGEVTAVAAANLAYELVTLMADDF; this comes from the coding sequence ATGACCGAGCGGTATGTGACGACGCAGACGGGAAAGATCGGTCAGGTAGACGCCAGGGTGGTGCCGCGTTACGCGGGCTTGGCCACCTTCGCGCGGCTCCCGCAGCGGCACGAGGTGGCTGATCACGACATCGCCGTGGTCGGAGTTCCGTTCGACAGCGGGGTCACCTATCGGCCCGGCGCGCGGTTCGGTCCCGCCGCCATTCGGCAGGCTTCCAGGCTGCTCAAGCCGTACCACCCTGCGCTCGACATCACCCCGTTCGCGCAGGCCCAGGTGGTCGATGCCGGTGACGTCTCGGCCAATCCATTCGACATCTCCGAGGCGGTGACGCAGATCCGCGACGCGGTGGCCGGACTGCTCGTACGTCCGGAGCAACGGGTGGTGTTGCTCGGCGGTGACCACACGATTGCGCTTCCCGCACTGCAGGCCGTCAACCAGGTGCACGGGCCCGTGGCCTTGATTCATTTCGACGCGCACCTCGACACCTGGGACACCTATTTCGGGGCACCGTGTACACACGGCACCCCGTTTCGCCGCGCCGCCGAGCAGGGACTGCTGGTCAAAGACCGCTCCGCCCACGTCGGCATCCGGGGATCGCTGTACGACCGGGCGGACCTGCTCGAGGACGAGGCGTTGGGGTTCACGGTGGTGCACTGTCGCGATATCGACCGAATCGGGATCGACGGTGTCATCGACCGCATCCTGACCCGCGTCGGGGACCACCCCGTGTACGTGTCGATCGACATCGACGTCCTGGACCCCGCGTTCGCGCCGGGCACCGGAACACCGGAGATCGGTGGTATGACCAGCCGTGAACTGGTCGCCGTGCTGCGTGCGCTCCGTACTCTCCGCATCGTCGGGGCCGACGTCGTGGAGGTCGCTCCCGCCTACGACAACGGTGAGGTGACCGCCGTCGCAGCCGCCAATCTCGCGTACGAACTGGTTACTCTGATGGCTGATGACTTCTGA
- a CDS encoding PucR family transcriptional regulator has protein sequence MPSPTLRDVLGSVPGLVEAEPGTGDLGQPVSWAHTTELRDPSRYLRGGELVCTVGISLRSAQDCRDFVGSLRGAGASGLCFGVGDVHDDVPGDLLEQCREHKLPLLVAPLEVPFAALGRFIADSRMGDEIAAARATNTLVPELLSAQRRGESVRQLLDRAGQVLGGYFILDRDSADGLVTVEGLGVLVWVGRDDPPERAVLEVIARFAQAAQGDRDIEAALSRERVGQLLSLVERRMLLPDALNQLVTWPGLAAPELACSAWPAGAGAVLSLAFPDALVGDAPEVCLVVTDVADDLRRVASELSLPSGHSAATPLVDLGSAIVQARIALEMARQHGGSIGPDQLSTLSSLLEGLPANRLAPFKNQLIDPLEEIDYDRGTQHIRTLRTFLSNNGSVMDTARELFLHTNTVRHRLGRIHELTGRNPMNVDDLAAFSIGLQARDRSPQRPT, from the coding sequence ATGCCGAGTCCCACGCTGCGCGACGTCCTCGGCTCCGTGCCCGGCCTGGTCGAAGCGGAGCCGGGCACCGGCGACCTCGGCCAGCCCGTCAGCTGGGCGCACACCACGGAACTGCGCGACCCGTCGCGCTATCTGCGCGGCGGGGAACTGGTGTGCACGGTGGGGATCAGCCTGCGCAGTGCGCAGGACTGCCGGGACTTCGTCGGTTCGTTGCGCGGTGCAGGCGCGTCCGGGCTGTGTTTCGGGGTCGGTGACGTTCATGACGACGTGCCGGGCGATCTGCTCGAGCAGTGCCGCGAACACAAACTGCCCCTGCTGGTCGCGCCGCTCGAGGTGCCCTTCGCCGCGCTCGGTCGATTCATCGCCGATTCCCGCATGGGTGACGAGATCGCGGCCGCCCGCGCAACCAACACCCTTGTCCCTGAGCTGCTCTCGGCACAGCGCCGCGGCGAATCGGTACGTCAGTTGCTCGACCGCGCGGGACAGGTGTTGGGCGGCTACTTCATCCTCGATCGGGACAGTGCCGACGGGTTGGTCACCGTGGAAGGACTGGGGGTCCTGGTGTGGGTGGGACGGGACGATCCCCCTGAGCGGGCGGTGCTGGAGGTGATCGCCCGCTTCGCTCAAGCAGCCCAAGGTGATCGCGACATCGAGGCGGCGCTGTCGCGCGAGCGGGTCGGTCAGCTGTTGTCCCTGGTGGAGCGCCGGATGCTGCTCCCGGATGCTCTCAACCAGCTGGTGACGTGGCCAGGGCTCGCGGCGCCAGAGCTGGCGTGTTCGGCCTGGCCCGCGGGAGCAGGTGCAGTGTTGTCCCTGGCATTTCCCGACGCGCTGGTCGGCGACGCACCCGAGGTGTGCCTGGTGGTCACCGACGTCGCCGACGACCTTCGTCGGGTGGCCTCCGAGCTGTCACTTCCGTCGGGACATTCCGCCGCGACACCCCTGGTCGACCTGGGCTCGGCCATCGTCCAAGCGCGTATCGCCCTGGAGATGGCGCGCCAGCACGGCGGCAGTATCGGGCCGGATCAGCTCAGCACGCTGAGCAGTCTGCTCGAAGGACTTCCGGCAAACCGATTGGCTCCGTTCAAGAATCAGCTCATCGACCCTCTCGAGGAGATCGACTACGACCGTGGCACGCAACACATCAGAACGCTGCGGACTTTCCTGTCCAACAACGGATCGGTGATGGACACTGCGCGCGAGCTGTTCCTGCACACCAACACCGTGCGCCACCGATTGGGGCGGATCCACGAGCTGACCGGACGCAACCCCATGAACGTGGACGACCTCGCCGCCTTCTCCATCGGGCTGCAAGCCAGGGACCGCTCTCCTCAACGGCCCACCTGA
- a CDS encoding polysaccharide deacetylase family protein: MTSDLRWPGDKSAAAAFTFDVDAESAVLWGNDAVAARMSVMSHQAYGPLVGLPRILELLDTHQIPATFFVPGHTAHRYPAAVRRIVEAGHEIAHHGYLHEQPTALTLAQEIEALDRGLQALAEVAGVRPVGYRAPMWDLSWRTPELLVERGFLYDSSLMDADHPYELAVGDGSVVEIPIQWALDDWEQYCYLPDIAGSGLIESPRKARELWQLEFDALRAAGACWVLTNHPFLSGRASRAAQLGDLMRYVVGHDDVWTTNLGAIAEHVRTLHLPPRTITRPGPA; encoded by the coding sequence ATGACTTCTGATCTCCGTTGGCCCGGCGACAAGTCGGCCGCGGCGGCCTTCACGTTCGACGTGGACGCCGAGTCAGCGGTGCTGTGGGGCAATGATGCCGTCGCGGCGCGGATGAGCGTCATGTCCCATCAGGCCTACGGGCCGCTTGTCGGGCTACCGCGGATTCTCGAGCTCCTGGACACACACCAGATTCCGGCGACCTTCTTCGTCCCTGGGCACACCGCACATCGGTACCCCGCCGCCGTGCGTCGTATCGTCGAAGCCGGACACGAGATCGCCCACCACGGATACCTGCACGAACAACCGACCGCACTGACCCTGGCCCAGGAGATCGAGGCGCTCGACCGGGGTTTGCAAGCACTGGCCGAGGTGGCCGGTGTCCGGCCGGTCGGCTACCGCGCACCGATGTGGGATCTGTCCTGGCGTACGCCAGAATTGCTGGTCGAGCGAGGGTTTCTCTACGACTCCAGTTTGATGGACGCCGACCATCCTTACGAGCTCGCGGTGGGGGACGGCTCGGTGGTGGAGATACCCATCCAATGGGCGCTCGACGACTGGGAACAGTATTGCTATCTGCCGGACATCGCCGGCAGTGGATTGATCGAAAGCCCCCGCAAAGCGCGGGAATTGTGGCAGCTGGAGTTCGACGCACTGCGTGCTGCCGGCGCGTGTTGGGTGCTCACCAACCATCCGTTTCTGTCCGGGCGCGCCTCGCGCGCCGCCCAACTCGGTGACCTGATGCGCTACGTCGTCGGCCACGACGACGTATGGACCACCAATCTCGGCGCCATCGCCGAACATGTCCGGACGCTGCACCTGCCGCCCCGCACCATCACCCGCCCGGGCCCAGCGTGA
- a CDS encoding SDR family NAD(P)-dependent oxidoreductase — protein sequence MPEAPVAIVTGGASGIGAATVSALRGRGYRVGALDLSDRADADHAVAVDVSDGAAVTGAVAEIERRLGPIAALVTSAGHYEMAPVGEISVQAWRRMLRVHLGGFFNASRACLPGMLRRRSGAIVAVASELAVGGGEHDAHYAAAKGAILGLARSLAVEVAGSGVRVNVVAPGPTDTPLLAADSPWRAEDYLATLPLRRLTAPAEVARCVEYLVCDATFSTGDVVNVNAGAVI from the coding sequence ATGCCTGAGGCGCCGGTAGCCATCGTCACCGGTGGTGCCAGCGGGATCGGCGCGGCCACCGTCTCGGCGCTACGAGGTCGTGGATACCGCGTGGGCGCGCTGGACCTCAGCGACCGGGCAGACGCCGATCACGCTGTGGCGGTTGATGTTTCCGACGGTGCCGCAGTGACCGGTGCCGTCGCCGAGATCGAGCGGAGGCTGGGACCGATCGCGGCACTGGTGACGTCGGCGGGACACTACGAGATGGCGCCAGTGGGCGAGATCAGTGTTCAGGCGTGGCGACGCATGCTGCGTGTGCACCTGGGTGGCTTCTTCAACGCCTCGCGGGCGTGTCTACCCGGGATGTTGCGGCGCCGCTCGGGGGCCATCGTGGCGGTCGCCAGTGAACTCGCCGTCGGCGGCGGGGAACACGACGCGCACTATGCAGCAGCAAAGGGGGCGATCCTCGGGCTGGCGCGCAGCCTGGCGGTCGAGGTCGCGGGAAGCGGCGTCCGGGTCAACGTCGTCGCACCGGGCCCCACCGACACTCCGCTGCTGGCAGCGGATTCGCCCTGGCGTGCAGAGGATTATCTGGCCACGCTGCCGCTGCGCCGGCTCACTGCACCCGCCGAAGTGGCCCGCTGTGTGGAATACCTCGTCTGCGATGCGACCTTCAGCACCGGCGATGTGGTGAACGTGAATGCGGGGGCGGTCATATGA
- a CDS encoding APC family permease: MSASDANGANVLRREFSLWSAFAFAFAFISPIVALYGIFGLALAAAGPSFWWGFGLVFAGQFLVALVFAVLVSRWPLEGSIYQWSRRLLGTTYGWLAGWVYMWTLVIAMATVALGAAGFVANIAGVEAPSGGLRAVIALFILIGGTAINLIGRGALKIFMTASIVAEVIGSLGLGTWLLLFHRQNSISVLFDGGGTDMSTWAYLNGPFLLAVVFIGFSFVGFESAGAIAEEVHEPQRDLPKAVLFSLSFIALVVAYSSLAIILAIPDLDAVTAGTVADPVYETLTTALGHGIAKPVEMLFVIGFVASFLALQTSASRVIWAYARDGALPGATALARLSGTARIPVLAILVTTVAGGALFLLSTVAGDIYSLMVNFTTGGFYLAFLFPVIGFVVVLARRKWTDGKFSLGKATAPVAVAAAVWAVLQMLNISWPRAVYEQRYLDWSVWIGVAVLLVVGLAILLGLRRRIVGTEVPVEPESADA; this comes from the coding sequence ATGTCAGCATCTGACGCCAACGGGGCGAACGTGCTGCGGCGGGAGTTCTCGCTGTGGTCGGCATTCGCGTTCGCCTTCGCCTTCATCTCGCCGATAGTGGCGCTCTACGGGATCTTCGGCCTGGCTCTGGCCGCGGCCGGCCCCAGCTTCTGGTGGGGCTTTGGTCTGGTCTTCGCCGGACAGTTCCTGGTCGCGCTGGTTTTCGCGGTGCTGGTGTCGCGCTGGCCGCTGGAAGGGTCGATCTATCAATGGTCACGCCGCCTGCTGGGCACCACCTACGGGTGGCTGGCGGGCTGGGTCTACATGTGGACGCTGGTCATCGCGATGGCGACGGTGGCCCTCGGGGCGGCAGGATTCGTGGCCAACATCGCCGGGGTCGAAGCGCCTTCAGGCGGATTGCGCGCTGTGATCGCGCTCTTCATTCTCATCGGCGGTACCGCGATCAACCTGATCGGGCGAGGTGCGCTGAAGATATTCATGACGGCGAGCATCGTGGCAGAAGTCATCGGCTCGCTCGGATTGGGCACCTGGCTGCTGCTGTTCCATCGGCAGAACTCGATCTCGGTGCTGTTCGACGGTGGTGGCACAGACATGAGCACCTGGGCCTACCTCAACGGCCCGTTCCTGTTGGCGGTGGTGTTCATCGGCTTCTCCTTCGTGGGCTTCGAGAGCGCCGGTGCGATCGCCGAGGAGGTGCACGAGCCGCAGCGCGACCTACCGAAGGCCGTGTTGTTCTCACTGAGCTTCATCGCGCTGGTGGTGGCCTACTCCAGCCTGGCGATCATCCTGGCGATTCCCGACCTCGACGCCGTGACTGCCGGCACCGTGGCCGATCCGGTCTACGAAACCCTCACCACCGCATTGGGTCACGGCATCGCCAAACCTGTCGAGATGCTGTTCGTCATCGGCTTCGTCGCCAGTTTCCTGGCACTGCAGACCTCGGCGTCGCGGGTGATCTGGGCATACGCCCGCGATGGCGCGCTGCCCGGCGCCACCGCGTTGGCGCGGCTGAGCGGCACCGCCCGGATTCCGGTGCTGGCCATCCTGGTGACGACAGTCGCGGGAGGGGCGCTGTTTCTGCTCAGCACAGTGGCCGGAGACATCTACTCGCTGATGGTCAACTTCACCACGGGCGGGTTCTATCTCGCCTTCCTGTTCCCGGTCATCGGTTTCGTCGTGGTGCTGGCACGGCGCAAGTGGACAGACGGAAAGTTCTCGCTGGGCAAGGCAACGGCTCCGGTGGCGGTGGCCGCCGCGGTCTGGGCGGTACTGCAGATGCTGAACATCTCCTGGCCGCGGGCCGTGTACGAGCAGCGTTACCTGGACTGGTCGGTCTGGATCGGGGTCGCGGTGTTGCTGGTCGTCGGTCTGGCGATCCTGCTCGGCTTGCGCCGCCGCATCGTCGGCACCGAGGTTCCCGTCGAACCGGAGTCGGCGGATGCCTGA
- a CDS encoding response regulator, which yields MRDVLVVDDDFMVAEIHRRFVERVDGFRVVGVARTGREALDAVRDHKPELILLDVYLPDMTGLDVLQTLRAAGEEVGVIMITAARELDTVRGALHGGAADYLTKPFEFAQLQAKLTAYAARADALEAGSAADQSTIDSLFGSHGAARQRDVLPKGLSADTGELVLAAVRRVGEVSSAECADIVGISRVSARRYLEHYLSTGALQLRLQYGVGRPERRYAAV from the coding sequence ATGCGTGACGTTCTCGTCGTCGACGACGACTTCATGGTCGCCGAGATCCACCGGCGCTTCGTCGAACGCGTCGACGGTTTCCGTGTCGTCGGAGTAGCCCGCACCGGACGCGAGGCACTAGACGCGGTGCGCGACCACAAACCCGAGTTGATCCTGCTGGATGTGTACCTACCGGACATGACCGGCTTGGACGTGCTGCAGACGTTGCGGGCCGCCGGCGAGGAGGTCGGCGTCATCATGATCACCGCTGCCCGTGAACTCGACACGGTTCGGGGCGCACTGCACGGTGGTGCCGCCGACTATCTGACCAAGCCGTTCGAATTCGCCCAGCTGCAGGCGAAGTTGACCGCCTACGCGGCGCGTGCCGACGCGCTGGAAGCCGGTTCGGCCGCGGACCAGTCCACCATCGACTCGCTGTTCGGCAGCCACGGCGCGGCGCGGCAGCGCGATGTGCTGCCCAAGGGTCTCAGCGCCGACACCGGCGAGCTCGTGCTGGCCGCGGTCCGCCGCGTCGGCGAAGTGTCCTCAGCCGAATGCGCTGACATCGTGGGCATTTCACGGGTCAGCGCGCGCCGCTACCTCGAGCATTACCTCAGCACCGGGGCCCTGCAGCTGCGGCTGCAGTACGGGGTGGGGCGGCCGGAGCGGCGCTACGCGGCGGTGTGA
- a CDS encoding SDR family NAD(P)-dependent oxidoreductase: MSLLEGRVALVTGAAQGMGAAHARRLAAAGATVAVNDIRASDALSELADEISGVAVPGDVSEPEVCTRIADAVAAATGRLDVLVANHAYMTMAPMLQHDERDWWRVVDTNLGGTFHLVQAVLPYMRRVGEGRIVVITSEWGVTGWPDATAYAASKAGLISLVKTLGRELAPERIIVNAVAPGVIDTPQLQVDADAAGTDLASIQAHYAETIPLARLGTVGEISAAVELLADFSMEAVVGQVISCNGGTTRSRV, from the coding sequence ATGAGCTTACTGGAGGGCCGGGTCGCACTGGTGACCGGTGCGGCACAGGGAATGGGAGCCGCCCACGCGCGCAGGCTGGCCGCCGCAGGGGCGACAGTGGCGGTCAACGACATACGGGCCAGTGACGCGCTGAGTGAACTGGCCGACGAGATCAGCGGCGTCGCGGTCCCCGGTGATGTGTCCGAACCGGAGGTCTGCACCCGGATCGCCGATGCCGTCGCGGCGGCCACCGGTCGGCTGGACGTGCTGGTGGCCAACCATGCCTACATGACCATGGCACCGATGCTGCAGCACGACGAACGGGACTGGTGGCGCGTCGTCGACACCAACCTCGGCGGCACGTTCCATCTGGTGCAGGCCGTTCTGCCGTACATGCGCCGAGTGGGCGAGGGACGGATCGTGGTCATCACCAGTGAATGGGGGGTGACCGGCTGGCCTGACGCCACCGCGTACGCCGCGTCCAAGGCGGGACTCATCTCGCTGGTCAAGACGTTGGGCCGAGAGCTCGCGCCGGAACGGATCATCGTCAACGCCGTGGCGCCCGGCGTGATCGACACCCCACAACTGCAGGTCGACGCCGACGCGGCCGGGACAGACCTGGCCTCGATCCAGGCACATTACGCCGAGACGATTCCACTGGCCCGACTCGGAACGGTCGGCGAGATCTCTGCAGCGGTCGAACTGCTGGCTGACTTTTCCATGGAAGCGGTTGTCGGGCAGGTGATCTCCTGTAACGGGGGGACGACGAGGAGCAGGGTATGA